One window from the genome of Leptospira broomii serovar Hurstbridge str. 5399 encodes:
- a CDS encoding FecR domain-containing protein, whose translation MNFKPYIREIQVGLLCILVFLMSLYLLYFESKSRGDSGKEALGTVSFRYKTAQRKFPDRMLWEDVEQGMSVFNKDSVRTDEASEAVVHLNSGTQIELDPQSMVVLQLKENREILQLGEGSLLVEGKKVLSVIAGKVGLDAKSDSSFQITNSPDGLSVNVRKGEVIWKEDGTSKMTLGEGETALNAIKSEKKWNLIFPEESQRFFPQEPEQLVEFRWDGGDDSVLEVASKRDFGKIIETRTVKEKGLRQKFKEGIYFWRVRSQNGKRISEVRKFRVLPNPVPDLFYPKKEGIQEERTVSFAWARQKIASGYRLQISSDPSFSNVRESQVFRTNFSMTLDPGTYYWRVVSYTNLPGTDAISETRKFAIVIPESPIAKAPQTPLKEPTQTTNSDVLSLEFPRSGSLVDMTGKESLVFRWKFKPGTKESDWKFRLYVRKPGKDELVYERKMKGDRFSFRDLEKLDVGVFLWTIESEENPSIKSEAEFRIQLREDLEAPETKSSGARP comes from the coding sequence ATGAATTTCAAACCTTATATTCGAGAGATACAAGTAGGGTTGCTTTGCATCCTAGTTTTCTTGATGTCTTTATACTTGCTTTATTTCGAATCTAAATCCAGAGGGGATTCCGGAAAGGAAGCTTTAGGAACCGTTTCCTTTAGATACAAGACTGCCCAAAGGAAATTTCCGGATCGGATGCTTTGGGAGGATGTGGAACAAGGTATGTCCGTATTCAATAAGGATTCGGTAAGAACGGATGAAGCGTCGGAAGCGGTCGTGCATTTAAACTCCGGAACCCAAATCGAGTTGGATCCGCAGTCGATGGTCGTTCTGCAATTAAAAGAGAATCGGGAAATCCTACAGTTAGGGGAAGGGAGTCTTTTGGTCGAAGGTAAAAAGGTTCTTTCGGTGATAGCCGGAAAAGTCGGTCTGGATGCTAAGTCCGATTCCTCATTTCAGATAACAAATTCGCCGGACGGTCTTTCCGTAAACGTACGAAAAGGAGAAGTGATCTGGAAAGAAGATGGAACCTCTAAGATGACATTGGGAGAAGGGGAGACGGCTCTGAATGCGATCAAGTCCGAAAAAAAATGGAATTTAATCTTTCCCGAAGAATCGCAGAGATTTTTCCCGCAAGAGCCGGAGCAACTTGTGGAATTTCGCTGGGACGGCGGGGATGATTCGGTTTTGGAGGTTGCCTCGAAAAGAGATTTCGGCAAAATCATCGAAACGAGAACCGTCAAAGAAAAGGGACTTCGGCAGAAGTTCAAAGAAGGAATCTACTTTTGGAGAGTACGATCTCAAAATGGAAAGAGAATATCGGAGGTTCGTAAATTTCGAGTGCTTCCTAATCCGGTACCTGATTTGTTCTATCCCAAAAAAGAAGGTATCCAAGAAGAACGAACCGTTTCATTTGCTTGGGCGAGACAGAAGATCGCGAGCGGTTATCGACTTCAGATTTCGAGCGATCCTTCTTTTTCAAACGTAAGGGAATCGCAAGTGTTTCGAACGAACTTTTCAATGACCTTGGATCCCGGTACTTACTATTGGCGAGTAGTATCTTATACGAATCTGCCCGGGACGGATGCGATATCCGAAACACGTAAGTTCGCCATCGTTATCCCCGAATCTCCTATTGCTAAAGCCCCCCAAACTCCGCTAAAAGAACCGACTCAAACGACGAATAGCGACGTGTTGTCGCTGGAGTTCCCGAGAAGCGGATCGTTAGTCGATATGACCGGGAAGGAAAGTTTGGTCTTTCGATGGAAGTTTAAACCCGGCACTAAAGAATCCGATTGGAAGTTCCGCCTCTACGTACGAAAACCCGGAAAAGACGAACTAGTGTACGAAAGAAAGATGAAAGGAGATCGCTTTTCTTTTAGAGATTTGGAAAAATTAGATGTAGGCGTCTTTTTGTGGACTATCGAATCGGAAGAAAATCCCTCGATTAAATCCGAGGCTGAGTTTAGAATACAATTAAGAGAAGACTTAGAAGCTCCCGAAACTAAATCTAGCGGGGCGCGGCCTTGA
- a CDS encoding adenylate/guanylate cyclase domain-containing protein, whose protein sequence is MLEYALDSGLSLYVQRFTPESEEEQPWLEEVHTRGIREVILWGSPTEAGAWKRNPGFIKLIKSLKSEQISITTLDGSKFNLSDKSVEKLISFLQARGKKSPVLFWYSLDEADRVLSVFKDRFPLTEKIVSTPFSPIKKPAPVQEVRSEFANYGKSGKDSAEREAFRPSQVTIRVKLLSIVSAIVVLSMGFMIALATTLFRNYTVSLIQEYNLSLARLTGLQVGLRVRDLADKADEFYEKSPGQVVPGTNSKKGFLPKDLEAYFASQPRILAWGKAKDGEANLFFNPRFLKELRTEEEPIRAKWNSIPMTERTKLLSSDSDKLHVSNISSKFGFPLVLFSERKKGGSEASFFLLAPTDLWESARSALQTELFEIWIVDSQGKLVAHTNEAEALSEKDYSKNPLVQFLLRNPTDNGSRTTDYEGKETLGSFQQLEDGNLAVISSIEAEKAFEAVYKIRRQNLYILLCVLSIAFLVVFLFSRTLTVPIINLLSATRQIERGNYHVAIRPVTRDEVGVLTNSFLKMAQGLEEREKIKDTFGKFVNKEIAERALSGEVSLGGETKEVAVFFSDLRNFTGMSERLKPSEVVEFLNAYFTEMVECIYLTQGIVDKFIGDAIMAHWGALYSDGNDTRNAVNAGLLMRNALIEFNRIGSQIGRPKARFGCGINTGSVVVGQIGSEKKFEFTVIGDAVNLASRIEYLTKDFGTDILISSSSFEKVKDYYLFEALPPVWIRGKEEPQYLYAVLGWKEDPECPKSLEEVRRICEIPEPAGPSQALAH, encoded by the coding sequence ATGCTCGAATATGCGTTGGATTCCGGGCTTTCGCTCTATGTCCAAAGGTTTACTCCCGAATCGGAAGAAGAGCAGCCCTGGTTGGAGGAAGTTCACACTCGAGGGATTAGAGAAGTAATCCTTTGGGGTAGTCCGACCGAGGCCGGCGCCTGGAAAAGGAACCCGGGTTTTATAAAGTTAATCAAGAGTCTGAAATCCGAGCAGATTTCTATTACGACTCTTGACGGTTCCAAGTTTAATTTGTCCGACAAATCGGTGGAAAAACTGATCTCGTTTCTGCAAGCGAGAGGAAAGAAATCTCCCGTTTTATTTTGGTATTCCTTGGACGAGGCGGATCGGGTATTAAGCGTATTCAAGGATCGCTTTCCATTAACGGAGAAAATTGTTTCGACGCCGTTCTCTCCTATTAAGAAGCCGGCGCCGGTTCAGGAAGTCCGTTCCGAATTCGCCAACTACGGAAAGTCCGGAAAGGATTCCGCAGAGAGGGAGGCTTTTCGTCCTTCCCAAGTCACCATACGAGTAAAGCTACTATCCATAGTATCCGCAATCGTCGTCCTTAGCATGGGATTTATGATCGCGCTAGCGACGACGTTATTTAGAAATTATACGGTATCGTTAATTCAAGAATATAACCTGAGTCTTGCCCGATTGACCGGTTTGCAGGTCGGTTTAAGGGTTCGAGATCTAGCCGACAAGGCCGATGAATTCTATGAAAAATCCCCGGGACAAGTCGTCCCGGGCACGAACTCTAAGAAAGGATTTCTCCCGAAGGATTTAGAAGCTTATTTTGCCAGTCAACCTAGAATCCTGGCCTGGGGGAAAGCAAAGGATGGAGAAGCGAACTTATTTTTCAATCCCCGTTTTCTTAAGGAGTTGAGAACGGAGGAAGAACCTATCCGTGCAAAATGGAATTCAATACCTATGACGGAGAGGACTAAACTTCTTTCTTCCGATTCGGATAAATTACATGTATCGAATATAAGCTCCAAATTCGGATTCCCGTTAGTGTTGTTCTCCGAAAGAAAGAAAGGCGGCAGCGAAGCTAGTTTCTTTTTATTGGCGCCCACCGATTTATGGGAATCGGCGCGTTCGGCGCTACAAACCGAATTATTCGAAATATGGATCGTCGATTCTCAAGGAAAATTGGTCGCTCATACAAATGAAGCGGAGGCTCTTTCCGAAAAAGATTATTCAAAGAATCCCCTAGTTCAATTTCTGCTTCGCAATCCTACGGATAACGGCTCAAGGACGACCGATTACGAAGGAAAGGAAACACTCGGATCATTCCAGCAACTCGAAGACGGAAATCTCGCGGTGATTTCCTCCATCGAGGCTGAAAAAGCCTTCGAAGCCGTATATAAAATTCGAAGGCAGAATCTTTATATTCTACTTTGTGTCCTATCGATAGCTTTCTTAGTCGTGTTTCTTTTTTCTCGAACGCTTACCGTGCCTATTATCAATCTGTTAAGCGCAACCAGACAGATCGAAAGAGGAAATTATCACGTAGCGATTCGTCCGGTAACTAGAGACGAGGTAGGGGTCCTTACGAATTCATTTTTAAAGATGGCTCAAGGTTTGGAGGAAAGGGAAAAAATCAAAGATACCTTCGGCAAATTCGTAAATAAGGAAATAGCGGAACGTGCTCTTTCCGGCGAGGTCTCTTTGGGAGGAGAAACGAAAGAAGTCGCGGTATTTTTTTCGGACCTACGGAATTTCACCGGTATGTCGGAAAGATTAAAGCCGAGCGAAGTCGTCGAATTTTTGAACGCATACTTCACCGAAATGGTGGAATGCATATATCTAACGCAAGGGATCGTGGATAAGTTCATCGGAGACGCTATTATGGCTCATTGGGGCGCATTGTATTCGGACGGAAACGATACTAGAAATGCCGTCAATGCAGGGCTTTTAATGAGAAACGCTTTGATCGAATTCAATCGAATCGGAAGTCAGATCGGTCGGCCGAAGGCAAGATTCGGATGCGGAATTAATACGGGGTCCGTTGTGGTAGGTCAAATCGGTTCGGAAAAGAAATTCGAATTCACCGTCATCGGAGACGCCGTAAATTTGGCCTCGCGAATCGAATATCTTACGAAGGATTTTGGAACCGACATTTTAATATCGAGCTCTTCATTCGAAAAAGTAAAAGATTATTATTTATTCGAAGCTCTTCCTCCGGTTTGGATTCGCGGTAAGGAAGAACCGCAATATTTATATGCGGTTTTGGGTTGGAAGGAAGACCCCGAATGCCCTAAAAGTTTGGAAGAGGTCAGAAGAATCTGCGAAATTCCCGAACCTGCCGGTCCGTCCCAGGCATTGGCACATTAG
- a CDS encoding LruC domain-containing protein, whose protein sequence is MADTTKKISKIWFALGLCFLTSCSSQQNPDYAWLLSLAQGATPVAAPTGSSDFGVQVQDASTPVDFAFDTTRTLTVNVQVVDPVAPVNGSLVQLTVASATPGTPSSKSIFTAYTNANGQVTGSFTVDSDTNTVHLQVQAYGKIYDIDINISNVTVISRRISISFTAKETLLLDSDGDTVPDINDAYPFDPTRAFIVRIPVSGYYTIAFEDLFPNEGDADFNDYAVRTYFEEDLNATGGVARVRGYFTHVAKGAAYNHTLHFSLPTAAAVGSYTLNRIGYDGTTVEQALSGTGPAISGLEILGNSSTTIQSWNSRKTDTFHVGKSAHLEVILSSPISTTNLGPPPFDTYLHVINTNKDIHAAGKFFDAKGVDLYRDSTGFPWYLLIPGNFLWPYEGENIRIPYSQFKPWYESLGTTDVDWYRNPDNTKVFQSTP, encoded by the coding sequence ATGGCCGATACTACAAAAAAAATATCAAAAATCTGGTTCGCACTTGGGCTTTGTTTTTTAACCTCCTGTTCGTCGCAGCAAAATCCTGATTATGCATGGCTCCTTAGCCTTGCGCAGGGAGCGACTCCCGTGGCAGCCCCGACAGGAAGTTCTGACTTTGGCGTGCAAGTTCAGGACGCTTCAACCCCCGTTGATTTTGCATTTGATACGACTCGAACGCTGACTGTAAACGTGCAGGTAGTCGATCCTGTGGCCCCGGTGAACGGAAGCTTAGTACAATTGACGGTTGCTTCCGCTACCCCTGGTACTCCGAGTAGTAAATCGATTTTTACGGCGTATACGAATGCAAACGGCCAAGTAACTGGAAGCTTTACCGTAGATAGCGATACGAATACCGTCCATCTTCAAGTACAAGCGTACGGAAAAATCTACGACATCGATATCAATATTTCTAATGTGACGGTGATCAGCCGTAGAATTTCCATCTCGTTCACCGCAAAAGAAACTCTTCTGCTGGATTCGGATGGGGACACAGTTCCGGATATAAACGACGCATATCCATTCGATCCGACTCGGGCCTTCATCGTACGGATCCCGGTATCAGGTTACTACACGATTGCTTTCGAAGATTTGTTTCCTAATGAGGGGGACGCAGACTTTAACGATTATGCGGTTCGTACTTATTTCGAAGAGGATCTAAATGCAACCGGTGGAGTGGCTCGAGTTCGAGGTTATTTCACTCACGTAGCCAAAGGAGCCGCTTATAATCATACGCTTCACTTTAGTTTACCGACCGCAGCCGCCGTAGGTTCCTACACTCTGAACCGCATAGGGTATGATGGAACGACAGTAGAGCAAGCATTGAGCGGAACCGGACCTGCTATCTCAGGGTTGGAAATACTCGGTAACAGTTCTACGACTATCCAATCCTGGAATTCTAGAAAGACTGACACGTTTCATGTCGGGAAATCGGCTCATTTGGAAGTCATCCTTTCCTCGCCGATATCTACGACAAACTTAGGTCCTCCTCCTTTCGATACGTATCTACACGTAATCAATACGAATAAGGACATTCATGCAGCCGGTAAATTCTTCGATGCGAAAGGCGTCGATTTATATAGGGATTCGACGGGATTCCCTTGGTATTTATTGATTCCAGGTAATTTTCTATGGCCCTACGAAGGAGAGAATATACGAATCCCTTATTCTCAGTTCAAACCTTGGTATGAATCGCTAGGAACTACGGACGTAGATTGGTATCGAAATCCTGACAATACGAAAGTTTTCCAATCCACACCATAA
- a CDS encoding HDOD domain-containing protein — protein sequence MSQGKTLELFHHKDYGVFSNLKDLNHPIQENLPFHFKFHNLTENVDNVLARVLDRYLLHLDIIFVRDSVLAALKETITNTIKANVKRIYFRELQADIQNPVVYRSKIIGFKKSYLDNKEKYEDLLFKNNYVVLVSFIHSKDAIRIRVMNNVKLSPEEVDRINQRIEKAKTYNDLAEAFMEKGDETEGAGLGLIMTLMMLKNDGLGASSYRVESQGNNTSVIIDIPIRIQRENIQLQKADEIIKQVDELPTFPKAIQDIQTTIDKPNSSIGQIAEMIKRDVALSANILKLANSAAFRRGGKVESLDRAIQLIGLKELQVLLYSLGTKQILEEKFPAFLAIWEKSNQCAYYCKLIALRMAMQKETVSNLMSVALLHDIGEIILLSLESSKMNKIQNYSASKEIASAITLEEAAFGITHTKIGALIAEKWNFPELYSRGMEYHHRPLLAEEHYKEIIFPIYLADTMIKINNEEAKYSEIPEEVLKYCKFFTSGDFHSFRTKALESFEATL from the coding sequence ATGAGCCAAGGAAAAACCCTTGAACTGTTTCACCATAAAGATTATGGAGTCTTCAGCAATCTGAAGGACTTGAATCATCCTATTCAAGAGAATCTACCGTTCCATTTCAAATTTCATAATTTAACTGAAAATGTGGATAACGTTCTGGCAAGAGTTCTAGATCGATATCTTTTGCATTTGGATATTATTTTCGTGCGGGATTCTGTTCTTGCAGCTCTGAAAGAAACGATCACGAATACCATTAAGGCGAACGTTAAACGAATTTATTTCAGGGAATTACAGGCGGACATTCAGAACCCTGTGGTGTATAGAAGTAAAATTATAGGTTTTAAAAAATCGTATCTCGATAATAAGGAAAAATACGAGGACCTACTATTCAAAAATAATTATGTGGTTCTCGTATCGTTTATACACAGCAAAGATGCAATACGTATTCGCGTAATGAATAACGTTAAATTAAGTCCTGAAGAGGTTGATCGAATCAACCAGAGGATCGAAAAGGCCAAAACCTATAACGACTTGGCCGAAGCCTTCATGGAAAAAGGCGACGAGACCGAAGGCGCGGGACTCGGCTTAATTATGACCTTAATGATGTTGAAAAACGACGGCCTTGGCGCAAGTTCCTACAGAGTGGAAAGTCAGGGAAATAACACATCGGTCATTATCGATATTCCGATTAGAATCCAGCGCGAGAATATCCAACTTCAAAAAGCGGATGAGATCATCAAGCAGGTCGACGAGTTACCTACTTTTCCGAAAGCGATCCAGGACATTCAGACTACCATCGATAAACCGAATTCAAGCATCGGCCAGATCGCAGAGATGATCAAACGCGACGTGGCTTTATCTGCGAATATCCTTAAATTGGCCAACTCCGCAGCCTTCCGTCGGGGAGGAAAAGTGGAATCCCTGGATCGTGCAATCCAATTGATCGGACTCAAAGAACTTCAAGTCCTTCTTTACTCTCTGGGAACCAAACAGATTTTGGAGGAAAAATTTCCTGCCTTCCTTGCGATTTGGGAAAAATCGAATCAATGTGCATATTACTGCAAACTGATCGCATTAAGAATGGCCATGCAAAAGGAAACTGTGAGTAATTTAATGTCGGTCGCATTATTACACGATATAGGCGAAATTATACTGCTTTCTCTTGAATCTAGTAAGATGAATAAAATCCAAAACTATTCGGCCTCGAAAGAAATCGCATCCGCCATAACTTTAGAAGAAGCGGCCTTTGGAATTACGCACACGAAGATCGGCGCCCTGATTGCGGAAAAATGGAATTTCCCCGAGCTTTATTCTCGGGGAATGGAATACCACCATCGCCCTCTTTTGGCCGAAGAGCATTACAAAGAAATTATTTTCCCCATCTACTTGGCGGACACGATGATAAAAATTAACAATGAAGAGGCCAAATATTCCGAGATTCCGGAGGAAGTCCTGAAATATTGTAAGTTTTTTACTTCAGGTGATTTCCATTCCTTTAGGACCAAAGCTTTGGAAAGTTTCGAGGCTACATTATAA
- a CDS encoding response regulator, protein MNAQPSTCKLYLVDDHAILREGLRLIISGQADLQIIGENGNAEQALDEIGKLEPDIVITDISMPGVSGIDLVKGIKRYYPKIQVIILSRHDNEEYIQKLVDLGINGYVLKDDAGEDLLRAIDAVRRKETYLSPRIATRVISGLNKKKTGEQSEEGPSVFSVLSDRERQILKLISEGNSNEKIGKLLHISPATVKVHRANIMKKLDLHKVADLVVYAIRAGIVES, encoded by the coding sequence ATGAACGCCCAACCATCAACTTGTAAACTCTATCTCGTAGACGACCACGCGATCCTAAGGGAGGGACTCAGGTTGATTATTTCCGGACAGGCCGATCTACAAATCATCGGCGAGAACGGAAACGCCGAACAAGCCTTAGACGAGATTGGAAAACTAGAACCGGATATCGTCATAACCGACATCTCTATGCCAGGCGTAAGCGGCATAGATTTAGTAAAAGGGATCAAACGTTATTATCCTAAGATTCAAGTCATCATACTCTCTAGACACGATAACGAAGAGTATATTCAAAAATTGGTCGATTTAGGAATTAACGGATACGTATTGAAAGATGACGCCGGAGAAGATTTGTTAAGAGCAATCGACGCCGTGCGCCGTAAAGAAACCTATCTTAGTCCTCGCATAGCAACTAGGGTCATTTCAGGACTTAATAAGAAAAAAACGGGAGAGCAGTCCGAAGAAGGACCTTCCGTATTTTCGGTCCTATCCGATCGGGAGCGCCAAATTCTAAAATTGATATCGGAAGGGAATTCCAACGAAAAAATCGGTAAACTGCTGCACATCTCGCCTGCTACTGTCAAAGTTCATAGGGCGAATATTATGAAGAAGTTGGATCTGCATAAGGTCGCAGATTTGGTCGTTTATGCGATTCGAGCCGGAATCGTGGAAAGTTAA
- a CDS encoding sensor histidine kinase — translation MATGILKPKDLKRLSIDPATEKALVYFLSLVEEISPIVALDKFNTIHFANASFQKEFRARSSMIGASLFSILKLDSKEEANLRENLNKSRHIKLQNQEFKKGNKFYGYTAFPFGNSTGMILKDISQNKKLQKKIANLHTKVLASQEEERSRLARELHDGVGQLILAAKLHFQAYQKSAVDHADSFKSGLGLIDRASQELREIYTNLQPSSLKELGLESALNALASGIFPLQKIKVKTEFKVPEKIPQVVQNQVFRILQEICANILKHAQANRVEIRIASEKGTLIVFAKDNGKGFREKEARIKPTGFGLENIRRRVEDMNGTLFLESELGKGTTYVLRIPLKQRSKEKI, via the coding sequence GTGGCAACGGGAATCCTAAAACCGAAGGACCTAAAGCGTCTTTCTATCGATCCGGCGACGGAGAAGGCTTTAGTATACTTTCTTTCCCTCGTCGAGGAAATCTCTCCTATCGTCGCCCTGGATAAGTTTAACACGATTCATTTTGCGAACGCCTCTTTTCAAAAAGAATTCCGTGCCCGATCTAGTATGATCGGCGCCAGCCTTTTCTCTATTCTGAAATTAGATTCAAAAGAAGAAGCCAACCTTAGGGAAAATCTGAATAAGTCCCGTCATATAAAATTGCAAAACCAGGAGTTTAAGAAAGGAAATAAATTTTACGGTTATACCGCATTCCCTTTCGGAAACAGCACCGGGATGATCCTGAAGGACATTAGCCAAAATAAAAAACTGCAAAAGAAAATCGCAAACTTACATACCAAGGTTTTGGCATCTCAAGAAGAAGAAAGGTCCCGTCTCGCGCGGGAACTCCACGACGGAGTAGGTCAGCTTATCCTAGCGGCGAAATTGCATTTTCAAGCCTATCAAAAGTCCGCAGTAGATCATGCGGACTCTTTCAAGTCCGGTCTTGGTCTGATCGATCGGGCGAGTCAGGAGCTAAGGGAAATCTATACGAACTTACAGCCTTCTTCTTTAAAGGAACTGGGATTGGAGTCCGCGCTTAACGCGCTTGCTTCGGGAATCTTTCCGCTTCAAAAAATAAAGGTAAAGACTGAATTCAAGGTTCCGGAAAAGATTCCCCAAGTCGTGCAAAACCAAGTCTTCAGAATTCTTCAGGAAATCTGTGCGAATATTCTTAAGCACGCGCAGGCAAATAGGGTGGAGATTAGAATCGCATCCGAAAAAGGCACCTTGATCGTTTTCGCAAAAGATAACGGAAAAGGATTTCGAGAAAAGGAAGCTAGAATTAAACCGACCGGATTTGGCCTGGAAAATATCCGGCGTAGAGTCGAGGACATGAACGGAACTCTATTCTTAGAATCGGAGCTCGGAAAAGGTACTACCTATGTGCTACGAATTCCGCTGAAACAACGTTCGAAGGAGAAGATATGA
- a CDS encoding fibronectin type III domain-containing protein gives MQRIFKRRKNKESLKVFYFIIIFFSSFSVVLSEGRSFIYYIEWKEVKGSRGYLVEVRNAAPPQSLIVEKKVQENEIEFKLESGTYEYRIAALNRFGKPSSFTPWTSFKVEQDRPKEVALAEKEGLSKPKSSRVFVPGWGFYKNGEKLKAIGVWSGLAAVAFLGNAEREAGNRLASDPKNDPKVIGLLGMQLSPLSTLYLWDARSKDKSEYELHQRNQVALGGIAILGIVASLWWENRLPANQTLDLKIRPDIPSAINSSFREGFASRWEMSYTWKF, from the coding sequence ATGCAAAGAATATTTAAAAGAAGAAAGAATAAGGAAAGCTTGAAAGTATTTTACTTTATCATAATATTTTTTTCTTCCTTTTCCGTCGTTCTTTCCGAAGGCAGAAGTTTCATTTACTATATCGAATGGAAGGAAGTGAAAGGTAGCAGAGGATACCTAGTGGAAGTCCGGAACGCAGCTCCTCCGCAAAGTTTAATCGTGGAAAAGAAAGTTCAAGAAAATGAAATCGAATTCAAACTAGAATCGGGAACTTACGAGTATCGGATCGCCGCTTTGAATCGTTTTGGAAAGCCTTCTTCTTTTACTCCTTGGACTAGCTTTAAAGTGGAACAAGATAGGCCTAAGGAAGTGGCCTTAGCGGAAAAGGAGGGTCTTTCGAAACCCAAGAGTTCTAGAGTATTCGTGCCTGGATGGGGCTTTTATAAAAACGGAGAAAAATTAAAGGCTATCGGTGTATGGAGCGGATTGGCCGCGGTCGCATTTTTAGGAAATGCGGAGCGAGAAGCCGGAAATCGACTGGCTAGCGATCCTAAGAACGATCCTAAAGTGATCGGTCTTTTGGGAATGCAGCTTTCTCCTCTTTCGACTTTGTATCTATGGGACGCTCGTTCGAAAGACAAATCGGAATACGAATTGCATCAACGTAATCAAGTCGCTTTGGGAGGAATCGCAATCTTAGGAATCGTCGCTTCGCTTTGGTGGGAAAATCGGCTGCCCGCGAATCAGACTCTAGATCTTAAAATTCGTCCCGATATACCTTCGGCAATAAATTCGTCCTTTAGAGAAGGATTTGCAAGTCGTTGGGAAATGAGTTATACTTGGAAGTTCTAA
- a CDS encoding DUF1554 domain-containing protein has translation MRWNKCIIKFLFFISTLSVGSQLVFCSKPFPEGDEYLLLSVLKSGLGANSPTSFKYIFVTSGTNTGNLGGVSGADTICSAAKATDGASLPGTNTEYQALIVGTGRTAGGAGWPLHASTAYYKNYSNPTLVFSTTAGALPSLPLNQAIPGSAIHIWTGISGTWTTGTTCLNWADNTVGNTGEYGVSGATDMTSFNNLLADTCDTLNHLLCVRL, from the coding sequence ATGCGTTGGAACAAATGCATTATAAAATTTTTGTTCTTCATTTCTACGCTTAGCGTGGGCTCTCAATTAGTATTTTGTTCCAAACCCTTTCCGGAAGGAGATGAGTATTTATTGTTAAGCGTATTGAAGTCCGGTTTGGGAGCCAATTCGCCGACTTCGTTTAAATATATTTTTGTGACTTCGGGGACGAATACAGGAAACTTGGGCGGGGTGAGCGGGGCCGATACGATTTGCTCCGCTGCGAAGGCAACCGACGGTGCAAGCTTACCGGGAACTAACACGGAGTACCAAGCTCTTATAGTCGGTACGGGAAGGACGGCAGGCGGAGCCGGTTGGCCCTTGCATGCCTCAACCGCCTATTATAAGAATTATTCCAATCCTACGTTAGTATTTTCCACAACCGCCGGGGCTCTTCCTAGTTTGCCTTTGAATCAAGCGATTCCGGGTTCTGCCATTCATATTTGGACCGGAATATCCGGCACCTGGACGACGGGCACTACCTGTTTAAATTGGGCGGATAATACCGTCGGAAATACTGGTGAATACGGAGTTTCCGGAGCCACCGATATGACTTCGTTTAATAATTTGTTAGCCGATACCTGCGATACTTTGAATCATTTACTCTGCGTGCGCCTTTAA